A window of Cellulomonas fimi contains these coding sequences:
- a CDS encoding glycoside hydrolase family 43 protein: MPDATTPTAPDLPTRPVVAGFHPDPTVCRTGDGDFLLACSSFEYAPGVPLFRSPDLVSWELVGHALDRPSQLVLDGVAPSGGVYAPTLRHHDGRFWLVTTNVSDGPGHLLVTATEPAGPWSEPVRIRDAGGIDPDLAWDDDGTCYLTWSDDGIVQAVLDPSTGDLLTAPRRLWSGTGGRDPEGPHLYRVGSTWYLLVSEGGTGHGHAVSVARGPSPAGPFDPSPHNPLLTARGRATAVQHTGHADLVERSDGSWAVVFLGVRHEGAFPGWHVRGRETFAAQVVWRDGWPVLGDPLEPPAEPDVREVLDGALPPTWVGAGALPGDLLRRTGDAWVLTAGTDGARSFVGRRQEHAVTTTRARVDATDGAGGLEVRLDPRHAVSLEVDDGTVRAVARIGSLTSVLGEAPWTPATVLDLRTVHSDAPRWSRERGPDVVVAAVDGPDGRVDLGRLDGRYLSTEVAGGFTGRLVGLTCRRGSLVVRAVEHVGTAGPAPSS, from the coding sequence GTGCCGGATGCGACGACGCCCACCGCCCCTGACCTGCCCACCCGGCCCGTCGTGGCCGGGTTCCACCCCGACCCGACGGTGTGCCGGACCGGCGACGGCGACTTCCTGCTCGCGTGCTCGAGCTTCGAGTACGCCCCCGGGGTCCCGCTGTTCCGGTCGCCCGACCTCGTCTCGTGGGAGCTCGTGGGGCACGCGCTCGACCGCCCGTCGCAGCTCGTGCTCGACGGCGTCGCCCCCTCGGGCGGCGTCTACGCCCCGACGCTGCGGCACCACGACGGCCGGTTCTGGCTCGTCACGACCAACGTGTCGGACGGCCCGGGCCACCTCCTCGTGACGGCGACCGAACCCGCGGGCCCGTGGTCGGAACCGGTCCGCATCCGCGACGCCGGCGGTATCGACCCGGACCTCGCCTGGGACGACGACGGCACCTGCTACCTCACGTGGTCGGACGACGGCATCGTGCAGGCCGTCCTGGACCCGTCGACCGGCGACCTCCTCACGGCGCCGCGGCGGCTGTGGAGCGGGACCGGCGGGCGCGACCCCGAGGGCCCGCACCTGTACCGCGTCGGGTCGACGTGGTATCTCCTCGTGTCCGAGGGCGGCACCGGGCACGGGCACGCCGTCTCGGTCGCGCGCGGGCCGTCGCCCGCCGGCCCCTTCGACCCGTCGCCGCACAACCCGCTGCTCACCGCACGCGGTCGCGCGACGGCCGTGCAGCACACCGGCCACGCCGACCTGGTCGAGCGCTCCGACGGCTCGTGGGCCGTGGTCTTCCTCGGCGTCCGGCACGAGGGGGCGTTCCCCGGCTGGCACGTGCGCGGCCGCGAGACGTTCGCGGCGCAGGTCGTCTGGCGGGACGGCTGGCCGGTGCTCGGCGACCCGCTCGAGCCGCCCGCCGAGCCCGACGTGCGGGAGGTGCTCGACGGTGCGCTCCCGCCGACCTGGGTGGGTGCCGGAGCCCTCCCCGGCGACCTGCTGCGCCGCACGGGCGACGCGTGGGTGCTGACCGCGGGCACGGACGGGGCACGGTCCTTCGTCGGTCGCCGGCAGGAGCACGCCGTGACGACGACCCGCGCGCGCGTCGACGCGACCGACGGCGCGGGAGGCCTCGAGGTGCGCCTCGACCCACGGCACGCCGTGTCGCTCGAGGTCGACGACGGGACCGTCCGCGCGGTCGCGCGCATCGGGTCGCTGACGTCGGTGCTCGGCGAGGCGCCCTGGACCCCCGCGACGGTGCTCGACCTGCGGACGGTCCACTCCGACGCCCCCCGGTGGAGCCGCGAGCGCGGACCCGACGTCGTGGTCGCGGCCGTCGACGGGCCGGACGGCCGCGTCGATCTCGGCCGGCTCGACGGCCGCTACCTGTCCACCGAGGTCGCGGGCGGCTTCACGGGGCGTCTCGTGGGCCTGACGTGCCGGCGCGGCTCGCTGGTCGTGCGCGCGGTCGAGCACGTCGGGACGGCCGGGCCGGCGCCATCGTCGTGA
- a CDS encoding DeoR/GlpR family DNA-binding transcription regulator has protein sequence MLTAQRRDVLLDRLHRDGRIVAKDLAAELGLSPDTVRRDLRDLAQAGLCQRVYGGALPASPAVGDLASRGGVSVASKDRVAAAAARLVTPGCTAILDGGTTALAVVRALPPDLDATIVTHSPGVAASLVEHPRVEVVVLGGRLFKHSGVACGAAAVEGAERVTADVFLLGVTGVHPTAGLTTGDADEAAMKRALARRAADTFVLASEEKIGAASRFAVLPLDDVAGVVTDVAQDDPTLVELRRAGVALVPA, from the coding sequence ATGCTCACCGCCCAACGTCGCGACGTCCTGCTCGACCGGCTCCACCGCGACGGTCGCATCGTCGCCAAGGACCTCGCGGCCGAGCTCGGTCTCTCGCCCGACACCGTGCGGCGCGACCTGCGCGACCTCGCACAGGCCGGCCTGTGCCAGCGCGTCTACGGCGGGGCGCTCCCGGCCTCCCCCGCCGTCGGTGACCTCGCGAGCCGCGGAGGCGTCAGCGTCGCGAGCAAGGACCGTGTCGCCGCCGCAGCCGCCCGCCTCGTCACGCCCGGCTGCACCGCGATCCTCGACGGCGGCACCACCGCGCTCGCGGTCGTCCGGGCGCTGCCCCCCGACCTGGACGCCACGATCGTGACGCACAGCCCGGGCGTCGCCGCCTCGCTCGTCGAGCACCCGCGCGTCGAGGTCGTCGTGCTGGGCGGGCGGCTGTTCAAGCACTCCGGCGTCGCGTGCGGTGCCGCGGCCGTCGAGGGGGCCGAGCGCGTCACGGCGGACGTCTTCCTCCTCGGCGTCACGGGCGTGCACCCCACGGCCGGGCTCACCACGGGCGACGCCGACGAGGCCGCGATGAAGCGCGCGCTGGCACGCCGCGCCGCCGACACGTTCGTCCTGGCCAGCGAGGAGAAGATCGGCGCCGCGTCACGGTTCGCGGTCCTGCCGCTCGACGACGTCGCGGGCGTCGTCACGGACGTCGCGCAGGACGACCCGACGCTCGTGGAGCTCCGGCGCGCGGGCGTCGCGCTCGTCCCCGCCTGA
- a CDS encoding NUDIX domain-containing protein codes for MHPAPTTTSTTPHAQPGTRIPDHRGRTDLDRAGLDLTGNPRVRVVAVELLAAAWHVLRRTTFDYRGADGRWTRQQRETYDRGNGATVLLYDPDRATVLLTRQFRFPVYVNGHPDGMLLETAAGLLDDDDPETAIRREAQEETGVHVGALERVFDVWMSPGSVTERLHFWAAPYTPAQRTAAGGGVAAEGEDIEVVELPFADALAMTLTGEVADAKTIMLLQWAALHGPFRAH; via the coding sequence ATGCACCCCGCTCCCACGACCACGTCCACGACGCCCCACGCGCAGCCCGGGACTCGGATCCCGGACCACCGTGGCCGTACCGACCTCGACCGCGCCGGCCTCGACCTCACCGGCAACCCGCGCGTCCGCGTGGTCGCCGTTGAGCTCCTCGCAGCCGCCTGGCACGTGCTGCGCCGGACGACGTTCGACTACCGCGGCGCCGACGGCCGGTGGACACGTCAGCAGCGCGAGACGTACGACCGCGGCAACGGGGCGACCGTCCTCCTGTACGACCCCGACCGTGCCACCGTGCTGCTCACCCGGCAGTTCCGCTTCCCCGTCTACGTCAACGGCCACCCCGACGGGATGCTCCTCGAGACCGCGGCCGGCCTGCTCGACGACGACGACCCCGAGACGGCGATCCGCCGCGAGGCGCAGGAGGAGACCGGCGTGCACGTGGGTGCGCTCGAGCGGGTCTTCGACGTCTGGATGAGCCCGGGATCGGTCACCGAGCGGCTGCACTTCTGGGCCGCGCCGTACACGCCCGCGCAGCGCACGGCCGCCGGCGGCGGCGTCGCGGCGGAGGGGGAGGACATCGAGGTCGTCGAGCTGCCGTTCGCGGACGCGCTCGCGATGACCCTGACCGGCGAGGTCGCCGACGCGAAGACGATCATGCTGCTCCAGTGGGCGGCGCTGCACGGGCCGTTCCGCGCGCACTGA
- a CDS encoding HPr family phosphocarrier protein, with product MQRSVVVAIEEGLHARPAALFVAEAARQPAPVTIAKNGSAPAPARSILSVITLGVCAGDEVTLATEADDAEAAASLDALESFLGRAAVS from the coding sequence ATGCAGCGTTCCGTCGTCGTCGCGATCGAGGAGGGCCTGCACGCCCGTCCTGCCGCGCTCTTCGTCGCCGAGGCCGCGCGGCAGCCCGCACCGGTGACCATCGCGAAGAACGGCTCGGCGCCCGCGCCGGCCCGCTCGATCCTGTCCGTCATCACCCTCGGCGTGTGCGCGGGCGACGAGGTCACCCTCGCGACCGAGGCCGACGACGCCGAGGCGGCCGCCTCGCTCGATGCGCTCGAGTCCTTCCTGGGCCGCGCCGCCGTGAGCTGA
- the ptsP gene encoding phosphoenolpyruvate--protein phosphotransferase, giving the protein MTSTALVLRGVGVSPGRRAGVVARMPDPLPAPSTEPLPPGTDLAAAADRVDAATTAVHDALLAAAGTAEGEAAQVLAVTAEMAADPTLVDEARRRVLDTSATPQRAVWDAAAGIAEQLVALGGLFAERARDVQDVRDRVVATLTGAPVPGVPDREAPFVLVARDLAPADAARLSPDRVLALVTEGGGPTSHTAILARALGIPAVVAVAGAGTLRDGDTVLVDGSLGVVTPDPDDATVARAARPVRRATRLAAPGATADGLPVALLANVADPAGAEAAAAAGAEGVGLLRTELGFLGRTAAPGVDEQVAAYRQVLAAFPGRKVVVRTLDAGADKPLPFVTAPDEPNPALGVRGLRTSWEHPGVLDDQLAAIAAAARECDADVWVMAPMVATADEAREFVERCTAHGLDQAGVMVEVPSAALRARDLLAHARFASIGTNDLTQYAMAADRELARLARLSTSWQPAVLDLVAATCAGGRLRERPVGVCGEAAADPALATVLVGLGVSSLSMTPRALPEVGAVLATVTAAQCRELADVARAADGADAARAAVRARLPVLDELGL; this is encoded by the coding sequence ATGACCAGCACCGCTCTCGTCCTGCGCGGCGTCGGGGTCAGCCCCGGGCGCCGCGCAGGCGTCGTCGCCCGCATGCCCGACCCGCTGCCGGCACCGTCGACCGAGCCGCTCCCCCCGGGCACCGACCTGGCCGCGGCCGCCGACCGGGTCGACGCGGCCACGACGGCCGTGCACGACGCGCTGCTCGCCGCCGCCGGGACGGCCGAGGGCGAAGCCGCGCAGGTGCTCGCCGTGACCGCGGAGATGGCGGCCGACCCGACGCTCGTCGACGAGGCGCGACGGCGGGTCCTCGACACGTCCGCGACGCCGCAGCGCGCGGTGTGGGACGCGGCCGCGGGGATCGCCGAGCAGCTCGTCGCGCTCGGCGGGCTGTTCGCCGAGCGCGCACGCGACGTGCAGGACGTCCGGGACCGCGTCGTCGCGACCCTCACCGGCGCACCGGTGCCGGGCGTGCCCGACCGTGAGGCGCCGTTCGTGCTGGTGGCCCGCGACCTGGCGCCCGCCGACGCCGCGCGCCTCTCCCCCGACCGCGTCCTCGCGCTCGTCACGGAGGGCGGGGGCCCGACATCGCACACGGCGATCCTGGCGCGCGCGCTCGGGATCCCCGCGGTGGTCGCCGTCGCCGGTGCGGGCACGCTGCGCGACGGGGACACCGTGCTCGTCGACGGCTCGCTCGGCGTCGTGACCCCTGACCCCGACGACGCGACCGTCGCGCGCGCGGCGCGACCGGTCCGCCGCGCGACCCGCCTGGCAGCGCCGGGCGCGACCGCCGACGGCCTGCCCGTCGCGCTGCTCGCCAACGTCGCGGACCCCGCGGGCGCCGAGGCGGCAGCCGCCGCGGGTGCCGAGGGCGTGGGACTGCTGCGGACCGAGCTCGGGTTCCTCGGCCGGACCGCCGCCCCCGGGGTCGACGAGCAGGTCGCCGCCTACCGGCAGGTGCTCGCCGCCTTCCCCGGGCGGAAGGTCGTCGTGCGGACGCTCGACGCGGGGGCGGACAAGCCGCTGCCCTTCGTCACCGCGCCCGACGAGCCGAACCCCGCGCTGGGCGTCCGCGGCCTGCGCACGTCGTGGGAGCACCCCGGTGTGCTGGACGACCAGCTCGCCGCGATCGCGGCGGCCGCGCGCGAGTGCGACGCCGACGTGTGGGTCATGGCGCCGATGGTCGCGACGGCCGACGAGGCGCGCGAGTTCGTCGAGCGGTGTACCGCGCACGGTCTCGACCAGGCGGGGGTCATGGTCGAGGTCCCGTCCGCCGCGCTGCGGGCGCGCGACCTGCTCGCGCACGCGCGGTTCGCCAGCATCGGCACGAACGACCTCACGCAGTACGCGATGGCCGCCGACCGCGAGCTCGCGCGGCTGGCCCGCCTCTCCACGTCCTGGCAGCCCGCGGTGCTCGACCTCGTCGCCGCGACGTGCGCGGGCGGGCGGCTCCGCGAGCGTCCGGTCGGCGTGTGCGGCGAGGCGGCCGCGGACCCGGCGCTCGCGACGGTGCTCGTCGGCCTGGGCGTCTCGTCCCTGTCCATGACGCCGCGCGCGCTGCCCGAGGTCGGCGCGGTGCTCGCGACCGTGACGGCGGCGCAGTGCCGCGAGCTCGCCGACGTCGCGCGTGCAGCCGACGGCGCCGATGCGGCCCGTGCGGCGGTGCGGGCACGGCTGCCCGTGCTGGACGAGCTCGGGCTGTGA
- a CDS encoding PTS transporter subunit EIIC, whose translation MTTAVVDPVDTPRKGIPGLAQLQRIGRSLMLPIASLPAAALLLRLGQPDMLGADGLGAHAEWLIPVAAVLAAAGDALFANLPLLFALGVAVGYARKSDGSTGLAALIGYLVFKGVTTALSPYVLGEAAEGEKQELINYGVLGGIVIGLVAALLYQKYYRIKLPPYLAFFGGRRFVPIVTAGAAILIAVVAALIYPAFDAGFTAVGEWVTGSTILGAFVYGTANRLLVPIGLHHLLNSLPWFQFGEYTDANGDVWTGDIARFLHGDPTAGTFMTGFFPIMMFALPAAALAIVHTSKAKNRKVIAGIMGSAALVSFVTGVTEPLEFAFVYVAYPLYAIHAVLTGTSLALTNALGIRDGFGFSAGAIDYVLNFRIAEQPLLLIVVGLGYAVVYYLLFRWVITRWNLRTPGREDDDVAPVDPTADVVDAPAPRLDKPAPAADAAATDPAR comes from the coding sequence ATGACCACCGCCGTCGTCGATCCTGTCGACACCCCGCGCAAGGGGATCCCCGGCCTCGCGCAGCTCCAGCGCATCGGCCGCTCCCTCATGCTCCCCATCGCGTCGCTGCCCGCGGCGGCGCTCCTGCTGCGGCTCGGCCAGCCCGACATGCTCGGCGCCGACGGGCTCGGCGCGCACGCCGAGTGGCTGATCCCGGTCGCCGCCGTCCTCGCCGCGGCCGGCGACGCGCTGTTCGCCAACCTGCCGCTGCTGTTCGCGCTCGGCGTCGCCGTCGGCTACGCGCGCAAGTCCGACGGCTCGACGGGGCTCGCGGCGCTCATCGGCTACCTGGTGTTCAAGGGCGTCACGACCGCGCTCTCGCCGTACGTCCTGGGCGAGGCCGCCGAGGGCGAGAAGCAGGAGCTCATCAACTACGGCGTGCTCGGCGGCATCGTCATCGGCCTCGTCGCCGCGCTGCTCTACCAGAAGTACTACCGGATCAAGCTCCCGCCCTACCTCGCGTTCTTCGGCGGCCGCCGCTTCGTCCCGATCGTCACGGCCGGCGCCGCCATCCTCATCGCCGTCGTCGCCGCGCTCATCTACCCGGCGTTCGACGCGGGCTTCACCGCGGTCGGCGAGTGGGTCACGGGTTCGACGATCCTCGGCGCCTTCGTGTACGGCACCGCGAACCGCCTGCTCGTGCCGATCGGCCTGCACCACCTGCTCAACTCGCTGCCGTGGTTCCAGTTCGGCGAGTACACCGACGCCAACGGCGACGTCTGGACCGGCGACATCGCGCGCTTCCTGCACGGCGACCCGACCGCCGGCACGTTCATGACCGGCTTCTTCCCGATCATGATGTTCGCCCTGCCCGCGGCCGCCCTCGCGATCGTGCACACGTCGAAGGCGAAGAACCGCAAGGTCATCGCGGGCATCATGGGCTCGGCCGCGCTCGTCTCGTTCGTCACCGGCGTGACCGAGCCGCTCGAGTTCGCGTTCGTCTACGTCGCGTACCCGCTGTACGCGATCCACGCGGTCCTCACCGGCACGTCGCTCGCGCTCACCAACGCGCTCGGGATCCGCGACGGGTTCGGGTTCTCCGCGGGCGCGATCGACTACGTGCTCAACTTCCGCATCGCCGAGCAGCCGCTGCTGCTCATCGTCGTCGGGCTCGGGTACGCCGTCGTCTACTACCTCCTGTTCCGGTGGGTCATCACGCGGTGGAACCTGCGCACCCCCGGCCGGGAGGACGACGACGTGGCCCCCGTCGACCCGACGGCCGACGTCGTCGACGCGCCGGCCCCGCGCCTCGACAAGCCGGCCCCGGCGGCCGACGCGGCGGCGACCGACCCCGCGCGATGA
- a CDS encoding GntR family transcriptional regulator: protein MDLDADQRADDDPARGDDADDTPVAHKYLAVRDHLVGLVAQGLRVGDAIPSERHLSQQFGLSRMTVRQAVDALVTEGVLVREQGRGTFVAPQRMDFEMRLTTFGEEMRRRGMEPTTAVLAAQTVAATPDVAAALELEPRAKVHYLYRVRSADGDPMSIEQVWVPAALAPDLLDGGAPPSMYDALRARGLAPEWGEDTLSADDATDTEASLLGLGDRRAVLRAARRTYSAQGATMYSRSCYRADRYSVWVPLRAPRPSLVPRRRSPGGDDGTRTDVPTPAADPATPPTTTRHAPAAAAARGERP, encoded by the coding sequence GTGGACCTGGACGCGGACCAGCGGGCTGACGACGACCCGGCGCGCGGCGACGACGCCGACGACACCCCCGTCGCGCACAAGTACCTCGCCGTCCGCGACCACCTCGTCGGGCTCGTCGCGCAAGGGCTCCGGGTCGGCGACGCGATCCCGTCCGAGCGGCACCTGAGCCAGCAGTTCGGGCTGTCCCGCATGACCGTCCGGCAAGCCGTCGACGCGCTCGTCACCGAGGGCGTCCTGGTCCGCGAGCAGGGCCGTGGCACGTTCGTCGCCCCGCAGCGCATGGACTTCGAGATGCGCCTGACGACGTTCGGCGAGGAGATGCGCCGGCGCGGCATGGAGCCGACGACGGCCGTCCTCGCGGCGCAGACCGTCGCCGCGACCCCCGACGTCGCGGCCGCCCTCGAGCTCGAGCCGCGCGCCAAGGTGCACTACCTGTACCGCGTGCGCAGCGCCGACGGCGACCCCATGAGCATCGAGCAGGTCTGGGTCCCCGCCGCGCTCGCGCCCGACCTGCTCGACGGCGGGGCGCCGCCCAGCATGTACGACGCGCTGCGCGCCCGCGGGCTCGCGCCGGAGTGGGGCGAGGACACCCTCTCCGCCGACGACGCGACCGACACCGAGGCGTCGCTGCTCGGCCTCGGCGACCGCCGCGCGGTGCTCCGGGCGGCGCGCCGGACCTACAGCGCGCAGGGCGCGACGATGTACTCCCGCTCCTGCTACCGCGCCGACCGGTACAGCGTGTGGGTGCCGCTGCGTGCGCCGCGACCGTCGCTCGTGCCACGCCGGCGGTCGCCCGGCGGCGATGACGGCACGCGCACCGACGTCCCGACCCCCGCCGCCGACCCGGCGACGCCCCCCACGACGACGCGGCACGCCCCTGCCGCCGCGGCAGCACGAGGAGAACGGCCATGA
- a CDS encoding glucose PTS transporter subunit EIIB, which yields MRPEGMEQAAAILAALGGVENIDEIEPCTTRLRSLVRDTARVDAAALRAAGAFGVMISGRVVQVVVGPNADTIATDLDDLM from the coding sequence ATGAGACCGGAAGGCATGGAGCAGGCCGCGGCGATCCTCGCCGCGCTCGGCGGCGTCGAGAACATCGACGAGATCGAGCCCTGCACGACGCGGCTGCGCTCGCTGGTCCGGGACACCGCCCGCGTCGACGCGGCCGCCCTGCGCGCCGCGGGCGCGTTCGGTGTGATGATCTCGGGCCGTGTCGTGCAGGTCGTCGTCGGCCCGAACGCCGACACGATCGCCACGGACCTCGACGACCTGATGTGA
- a CDS encoding glucose PTS transporter subunit EIIB, which translates to MSKAEQILAALGGDANVLDLEPCVTRLRVEVEDPSRVDDAALKAAGAIAVVRSGVAVQVVVGPEADTLASDIEDLR; encoded by the coding sequence ATGAGCAAGGCAGAGCAGATCCTCGCGGCGCTCGGCGGCGACGCGAACGTCCTCGACCTGGAGCCGTGCGTGACGCGGCTCCGCGTCGAGGTCGAGGACCCGTCGCGCGTCGACGACGCCGCGCTCAAGGCCGCCGGGGCGATCGCCGTCGTCCGCTCGGGCGTCGCCGTGCAGGTCGTCGTCGGCCCCGAGGCGGACACCCTCGCGTCGGACATCGAGGACCTGCGCTGA
- a CDS encoding PTS sugar transporter subunit IIA: MALPILAPVAGRVVAMTDVDDPVFAGELVGPGLAIDPALDAPAEVVAPVDGTVAKLHAHAFVIETADGRGVLVHLGINTVQLGGEGFTLLAAEGDAVVAGQVLVTWDPAAVEAGGRSPVCPVVALDARPDAMSRHVQPGDTVSAGDAFLAWA, translated from the coding sequence ATGGCCCTGCCGATCCTCGCGCCCGTCGCCGGACGCGTCGTCGCGATGACGGACGTCGACGACCCGGTGTTCGCGGGCGAGCTCGTCGGTCCCGGCCTCGCCATCGACCCCGCGCTCGACGCGCCCGCCGAGGTCGTCGCGCCCGTCGACGGGACCGTCGCGAAGCTGCACGCGCACGCGTTCGTGATCGAGACCGCCGACGGCCGGGGCGTGCTCGTGCACCTCGGCATCAACACCGTGCAGCTCGGCGGCGAGGGGTTCACCCTCCTCGCCGCGGAGGGCGACGCGGTCGTCGCGGGGCAGGTCCTCGTGACGTGGGACCCGGCCGCCGTCGAGGCCGGCGGGCGGTCGCCCGTGTGCCCCGTGGTCGCGCTCGACGCGCGCCCGGACGCGATGTCCCGGCACGTCCAGCCGGGCGACACCGTGTCGGCGGGGGACGCGTTCCTCGCGTGGGCCTAG
- a CDS encoding IS481 family transposase — translation MSHANARLTPAGRFVMVQRIAAGRPVAHVAAEMGVSRTTAWRWWRRFRIEGRAGLVDRPSCARTHPRRTPACVETRVRIARMLSRRGPVWIGYHLGLPASTVGRVLARHGAPLLRECDPLTGLPIRASRRSPHRYEHAYPGSLVHIDVKKLGRIPDGGGHRALGRADGRRDRRRGVGYDYIHTAIDDHSRLAYAEIHNDEKGTTCAGFLTRAAAFYASHGITVERVISDNARNYRISRDFLETAEQLGIRLKLIRPYCPWTNGKVERLNRTLAAEWAYSRVFTTNAERAAVLPDWLDRYNLDRPHLGIGGLRPIDRVNNAAGQYS, via the coding sequence GTGTCTCACGCTAATGCCCGGCTGACACCTGCCGGCAGGTTCGTGATGGTCCAGCGCATCGCGGCTGGCCGCCCGGTCGCCCACGTCGCCGCCGAGATGGGCGTCTCGCGCACGACCGCGTGGCGGTGGTGGCGCCGATTTCGGATCGAGGGCCGCGCAGGCCTGGTGGACCGGCCGAGCTGCGCACGCACCCATCCGCGTCGCACGCCCGCATGCGTGGAGACCCGGGTGCGGATCGCTCGGATGCTCTCGCGGCGAGGGCCGGTCTGGATCGGCTATCACCTGGGTCTTCCCGCCTCCACGGTCGGGCGCGTCCTGGCCCGTCACGGCGCACCCCTGCTGCGCGAGTGCGACCCCCTGACCGGCCTGCCGATTCGTGCCTCGCGGCGCTCACCGCACCGCTACGAGCACGCCTATCCCGGCTCGCTGGTCCACATCGACGTCAAGAAGCTCGGGCGCATCCCGGACGGCGGCGGGCATCGGGCACTGGGCCGAGCCGACGGTCGACGAGACCGCCGCCGCGGGGTCGGCTACGACTACATCCACACCGCGATCGACGACCACTCCCGGCTGGCCTACGCCGAGATCCACAACGACGAGAAAGGCACGACCTGCGCAGGGTTCCTGACCCGTGCAGCGGCGTTCTACGCCTCTCACGGCATCACGGTCGAGCGCGTGATCAGCGACAACGCCAGGAACTACCGAATCTCCCGGGACTTCCTCGAGACGGCCGAGCAACTCGGCATCCGCCTGAAGCTGATCCGGCCCTACTGCCCGTGGACCAACGGCAAGGTCGAGCGACTCAACCGCACCCTCGCCGCCGAGTGGGCATACTCACGCGTCTTCACCACCAATGCCGAACGCGCCGCCGTCTTGCCCGACTGGCTCGACCGCTACAACCTGGACCGACCCCACCTCGGCATCGGCGGCCTACGACCCATCGACCGCGTCAACAACGCTGCGGGTCAGTACAGCTAG